The nucleotide sequence CGTTGATGTCGTCACTCTAGCAGAGAAGGTAGAGGCATTTAATCCATGATCCATCGTTAGGATTAAGTAAGTCTCTAATGCTTTCTTATGATAAGGAGAGGGCTCTTTTTCGATTAATAAGTGCAAATAGTAGTCCGCAAAGCCTGTACTGTCAGGGTGGGTTGAAAACTTTTTCCCTTCTAATTGTGCCTTTCTAAATCCGATGATAGATGGAAGTAAGGCTGTAATGTGAATGGCTTGTTCATTTAAAGTTTTTTCATGAAATGCATGGCTACTTAGGGAAGATATGGTGGTGCGGAGGACAGCCATTAAATCTGTATCCTTTGGTAAGCTACCCAGTACGTTTTTTACATGTGTAGGAATTTTCCGATAAGCGTTCATTTTCCTTTTCAGTTCCTGTAATTCCTCGGCGTTCGGGAGGTGTCCTTCCCAAAGTAAATGAGCAACTTCTTCAAATGAGTAGTGTTTGGCTAAATAGGGTGCCGAGTATCCTCTATAAATTAACTCCCCTCTTTCTCCATCTACATGGCTAATAGCGGTTTCCGTTGCGATGACTCCTTTTAAACCTGGTTGAATCATTCTCATCGACTCCTTTTTATACGGGGTTACTTAGAATTATAAAAGGTTGGTATTATTATGAAAATTAAATATAATTAAATAACATGATTATGAATACTAATCAAAAGGGGAAATCGGAATGGAATTAAGTTGGTTACGAACGTTTGTCACCGCTGCAGAAAAAGGGAATTTTCGAAAAACAGCAGATTTATTGTACGTGTCTCAGCCAACTGTAACGGTTCATATTAAGCAGTTAGAAAAGCATTTAGGGGTTGCCTTGTTTGAGCGTAATTACAATCGGGTGGTTCTATCTGAAGAAGGAAGAAGTTTTTTACAGCATGCAAGACGCATTCTAGCGGTTTATCGGGAAACGATGGACGATATGAATGCTTTGTCACAAGGGTATTACGCCAAATTAAGGATTGCGATTTCTCCTCTGATCGCCGATACGATTCTGCCCTTTGTGTTAAAGCAATATGTAACCCAGCATCCTGAGGTTGAGGTGACGGTGAATATTCTGGATTCTGTAGAAATTGAGGAAGCGGTCCAAAAAGAAGAGGTGGATATTGGGCTAACCTGCTTACCGGCTAAAAAGGAAGGGTTAACAACGGAGCTATTATATGAAGATCAAGTCATCCTCGTCACTAGTCATGATGGTTTAGATAGTGAATCGGCTCCACCGATAGAGATAGAAGAATTAATGGACACCCATTATATTCTGTCCCATAATCACCCTGGCTACTGGGATCCCCTTCTACGCGAGTTAAAGGCACTGTTCCCAAAACTGAAGTCCATGAAAGTTTCTCAAGTTCATATAACAAAGCGCTTTATCGTGGAAGGGATTGGCATTTCTTTTTTACCTAGCTCTACGGTGAGAAGAGAGCTTTTGGAAGGAAGACTCATAGAGGTGTATTGGCCAGAGAAAAACTTACCTCAAGCCAATACATACGTGATTACCAAATATAATCACTCCTTGGAAAAAGAATTTATGAGGTTTCTAACAAACTATCACTATACGTGAAAAAGGACCGCTAATGGTCCTTTTTCTATTTAACTGAGGTTCTGTATCGAGTTATGTTTGTGAAGAAAATGTTTTAAGTACTTGGTATTCGTTAAAAGACTGTATAGTGATTTGTTATTTTCAAATCCCTCAATGACAACAGGGCTTCGAAAAGAAAGTAGTTCTTCGAGGAAAGGATCAATATTTGCCGATCCTGTGCCAAGAGGAAGATGGTTTACGTATTCATTGCTATCACTTACGTGTACTTTGTTTATCCGGTTTGTTCTTTTGAAATAATCCAGTATATCTTCGGTAATGGGAACATGGGCAGCATCAAAGGTCGTGCTCACATTACTCGGTAGTTCTTCAAGCAATCGATTGATCTGTTCAGGTGACATAATCATTTCTTTTTCCTTCGGTTCCATGAGCTCTAAAGACAGTTCAACACCCGCCTGGTTGGAAAATTGAGCGAGGTGTTGTAGGTTTTCAATCAAGAGCTGATAATGATAGTCTAACCAATCCGACTCTAGTGTCATTTTTCCAGGGTGGATGGTCACCGAATTCGCTCCAATTTGCTGTGCGAGAACGATAGATTTTTCAATTTCTCGAATGGATTGCTTTTGAATTCCTTTATTCAAGGACGTAATATTAAGATCCCAATTAGCAGCGTGTAAGCTTATATCGATTCCACAAATTTGATTCGTCTGAATGATACTTTCAATAGTGGTGTCATGATACCACACTTGTTCTGCCCAAACTTCTACACCACTGTATTCTAGTTGCTTCGCGATACGAAGGACATCATTTATCGGATACGCCCAGCATAAAGTGGAGGATAGATAGAGATTCATTTAACCAGCCCTTTCTTAATCCACAGATTGAGGTGCAAGCTAACACAAAACGAACAAATAAGATAATCCCTTCTTCTCATCATAAGGGGTATATATGAAGGGTATTTAAAAGAGACGTATAGATTGTGTGAAGTTTATGTAAATTTAAAAGATGCTGGGACAAAAGTGTTTTAATCCTAATAAAATCCGAACTATGCTTCGAAAATTTTTTAACTCAGAATTCGAATTAACTCGGATTTTGTTGGGTGATTTTGTGAATTTTGTTACTAATAATATATAACATGCGACGTAACGAAATAAGGACTCGTATATACTTTATCAAGTTGACTGCTAATGCGGCGCTGCGGAAAAATACTCGCTTTCCGTGGAGAACGCCTCAGCCAGGCTACTACATCGGATAATCATCTTTGCTGACTTGCACCGAGGAAGCTTACTTCGAAGCGTTACTAGAAGACGCAGGTGCATCTTTTGGGGTCTTCAACTGTTCCTTTCCCACAGGACAAGGAATACTGCGGAAGCTTAACCTCGCACGCAGAAAATTGGGGTTTATTTTCAAGGAGTCTCGCATTTTTCCGCAGCTTAGTACGGAGTTCTTTTCAAGTCAGAGTTGTTTCTTGGTCTATTCATTTTATAGGTTTAATAACCTACTATATTAGAAAATACCTACAAGCGTAGGCAGAATGCGGAGACTCCTGCGGGAACAGCGCGAGCCGAAGATCCCGCAGGACAAGGAAAGCTTCTTAGAATAAACATCGCACACAGAAAAAGCGGGTTTCTTTTTCAAGGAAGTGGGGTTCTTCCGAGGAAGCTGAGGCCGTGCCCGCGGAAAGCGGAGTATTCTGCCGAAGCGCGGCATCAAGCTTCACTTCATTATTCTTTCAATAAATTTTTAATTAGAGTTATGACGCAATTTATATCAACTATGAATAAAATCCAACTACTAGAGTGGGATGTTATAGTTTTGTCCTAGTCTCTTTCAGAATCAAGAACTTACCATTTTCCCACCATTCACATGAATGACTTGCCCAGTTACATAAGAAGAATCAGAAGATGCTAAATAGACATAAGCAGGAGCGAGTTCAAATGGTTGACCAGCTCGCTTCATTGGAACGTCACTTCCAAATGTTGCTACATCCTTTGCAGAAAAGCTTGAAGGGATTAATGGAGTCCATATTGGTCCAGGTGCAACGGCATTAACGTATATATCTTGATCGACTAAGTTTTGCGACAAGGCCCTAGTAAATCCAACAACGGCTCCTTTCGTTGCTGAATAATCCAGGAGCTGTTTGTTTCCTTCATAAGCCACAATGGAGGCAGTATTAATGATCTTAGCACCTTTTTTTAGGTGGGGTAATGCTGCCTTTGTTATATAAAAGAAAGCAAAGATGTTCGTTTGGAATGTATCTTCTAACTGCTCCGGTGAGATGTCTAGAAGACTACTTTGAGGGAATTGAACACCGTGATTGTTTACTAAGATATCAATTTTACCAAAAGCCTGAAGTGTGGATTGGACAACATGCTGGCAGTGTTCTTCCTTTCTTAAATCTCCAACAATAAGCAAGCATTTTCTTCCTAGCTGCTCAATCCTCTGTTTGGTACGGAAGGCATCTTGGTTTTCATATGGATAATAGTAGGCAATTACGACATCTGCTCCTTCTTTGGCAAAGGTAATAGCAGTAGCTGCCCCGATGCCGCTATCTCCCCCTGTAACAATCGCTACTTTATTGTGTAATTTTCCCGATCCTTTATATTTTGGATCCTCGACAATTGGTGGAGGTACCATTAATCCCTCTATTCCAGGCTGTTGCGGTTGGTGCTGTGGTGGGAAATTTGCATTTTTAGAGTCCATGAACACTCCTCCTCTTATTTGAAGTCTTTTTTAACGTATTCAGGGAAATGGGCAAGAGTGCATGTCAATTGACAGATGGATAAGGCTCCCCTATAATTCTAACCATTGTAAAACTATAGAGTTCATTTTTGACTAATCAGTCACTCGGGGTGAAACGTGTGAAGGATAAACGACTTCCAATCATGAAAGCGGCAATGCATTTATTTTCTTCAAAGGGTTATTTTTCTACTTCTGTTCAAGAGATCGCGGATTATTGCGGTGTCTCCAAAGGATCGGTGTATAAGTGTTTTAATTCTAAAGAGGAGCTACTTCTCCAAGTCTTTGAGTATAACCATCAAAACATGATGGCTCGGGCAAAATCAGTTAGGCTTAATGAGTCTCTCTCGCCTGAAGAGAGATTTGTGAAGATGATTGTTGTGGAACTAGAGGGGCTAATTGAAAATAAAGATTTCTTTAATGCTATATCCAAATCTTTGCCGAAAAACAACCAGGTTACCTTGTTCATGAGAAATATTAGAAGGATAATGGTGAATTGGCATAAAAGTATTCTCGAAGACATATTTGGTGAGGAGGTTCAATCAAATATATGGGATATCACCTTTATGTTCCAAGGGATTTTGAAGGAGTACACACATTTAATTACGCAAGAACAAAAGACTCTTTCTATCGAAAGGCTAGCGAAAGCCGTTTATGATGCGATAGAAGCTGTGGTTGAAAGGCGAAAACAGAAGGATGCCGTCATTTCTTACGCTTTGATGGGTGATTATGAGGCGATTTCCAATCCCTTTTCTTTTGATGAGAAAGAAACAGTTGGGAATTTTCTAAAGCAAATCAAAGAAAAAATCGAGACTTTAAATCTAGAAGTAGCGGTAAGAGAAGAGCTGTTAGACTCAGTAGAGTTATTAGAAAAAGAAGAGCAACAGGAAAAACCGAGAATGTTTCTTATAAAAGCTATTTTAACGTTTTTATCAGGTTTTACTGAATTAGAACCAGAGTTGGAAAACCTTCGACTCGTCTTATTGCATGATACATATAATGAAAGGGGATGAGCAGTATGACAAGTGATTTATCGGAGGGAAATGAACAATCCTTTAATCGGCTACCCATCGTTGCTGTTCTGTTAGCGGGTGGGTTCGTTGCCATTCTCAATCAAACGTTATTAGCAACAGCCACTCCACATATCATGGCTGATTTTAATATTTCGGAGAATACAGCGCAATGGCTAACGACCATTTTTATGCTCGTAAACGGGGTCATGATTCCGGTAACAGCGTTTTTAATTGAGACGTTTACAACAAGGAGGCTGGTGTTAGTTGCATTAAGTGTGTTCGCAGTTGGAACGGCGGTCTGTATCGTTGCTCCTACCTTTTTTATCTTAATGGTCGGAAGAGTGATTCAAGCTAGTGGGGCAGGAATCATGATGCCGCTTATGATGACCGTATTCTTGACGATTTTCCCGATTGAGAAGCGTGGTACAGCGATGGGAACTGTTGGATTAGTGATCTCCTTTGCACCGGCGATTGGCCCTACCTTGTCGGGATGGATTGTAGAAAATTATCCGTGGAGAACGATGTTTATCATCATTTTACCGATCATTATCATTGATATTATTTTTGCCTACTTAGCGATGAAAAATGTAACGAAGCAGACCTTCCCTAAAGTTGATATTCTTTCGATCATCCTTTCTACCTTCGGGTTTGGAGGATTGCTTTATGGCTTTAGCAGGGCCGGAAGCATTGGCTGGGGGAATTCCCAAGTGATTATAGGATTAATCATTGGTATGATTTGCTTAACAGCGTTTATCATCCGACAATTCAAGCTCACACAGCCGATATTAGAATTTCGGGTTTTCCAATACAAAACATTTACGATTACAACGGTAATTGGAATGATTGTGTTTATGGGTTTAATCGGATCTGAAACGATTTTACCGATATACATGCAGAACATGGTCGGTTTTTCTGCCTTGGAATCTGGTTTTATGATCATGCCAGGTGCGCTTTTAATGGGGGCTATGTCTCCCATTACGGGACGTATCTTTGATAAGATTGGTGCTCGATTGCTCGCCATTACAGGATTATCGATAATGACGATTACGACATTCTTGTTAACCAATTTATCGGCAAACACGTCTTTAACCTATTTAACGGTTGTCTTTGGAATTCGGATGTTTGGTATGTCCATGGTTATGATGCCAGTAACAACAGCCGGGTTAAATCAGTTACCATTAAAATTGATTGCACACGGAACAGCTATGAATAATACGATGCGCCAAGTTGCAGCTTCCATCGGTACGGCGATTCTTGTTACGGTGATGACAAGTGCGACACTCAGTACAGGAACAGTTGAAGACCCTACCGGTCGGATTCACGGTGTTAATATGGCCTTTTGGGTAGCATCAGGACTGTCAACCGTAGGTTTACTGCTTTCTTTCTTTATTAAAAGTCCTGATAAACAAAAGAAAGAGAATAATATGTCATCTACCGAATTAAAAAAAGCGGAATCCTAGAGGTTCTGGAAGATAAAAGCTGGAATAAATCCCTCCTTCATCTGTCACACTATACGAGATGAACGGAGGGAATTTTCATGTCTAAGGGTAGTCAGAAAAAAATGAAGTGGTGGCAGCTATCCTTGCTAGGAGTTGGCTGTATTATAGGAACGGGTTTCTTTCTAGGTTCTAGTATTGCAATTAGGCAAGCAGGACCAGCAGTACTCGTTGCTTTTTTATTTGCAGCATTAGCAACTTATATTGTGTTTGATTCCTTAGCCCAGTTAACGGCAGAGCAGCCGCAAAAGGGTTCCTTTAGTGCCTACGCCAAAAAAGCGTTTGGACACTGGGCTGGCTTTAGTAATGGCTGGGTGTATTGGTCGTCGGAAATGCTCATTATGGGTAGTCAGTTGACCGCTCTGGGCATTTTTACACAATTCTGGTTTCCAAATATGCCGTTATGGTTGTTAGCAACTATCTTTGGTGTTCTCGGTCTGCTTGTTGTTTTAACAGGGATAAACGGATTTGAGCGCTTTGAAAATATATTTGCCGTCGTCAAGGTAGCGGCGATTCTGATGTTTATTATTATTGCTTGTCTAGCCTTGTTCGGGGTATTTGAAGGAGATCAAGAGCCAGCTGGAGCACCAACCACTTATGGACAATTTTTATCCAATGGTTGGATGGGACTATGGACTTCCTTTATTTATGCTTTTTATGCCTTTGGTGGAATCGAAGTCATGGGGATTATGGCAAATGAATTGAAGGATCCGAAGGAAGGACCGAAATCAGGAAAAGTAATGCTTTCCTTACTTACGACCATTTATCTTATATCGATTGGCTTAGCCCTCTACTTAGTATCATGGGATACGTTTACGACTGAAGACAGTCCTTTTGTCGTTGCATTGGAGCAATATAACCTTTCCTTCGTTCCCCATGTTTTTAACGGTGCGTTAGTGATTGCGGGATTTTCGACCATGGTTGCTTCCCTTTACGCGATTACAACAATGCTCGTCACTTTAGCAAAGGCAGGAGATGCCCCTAAGGCGTTGTCCAAAGTAGGGAAAAAGAACATTCCATATCGCGCTTTGTCTCTAACAACTTCAGGTCTAATATTATCAATCGTTGTGTCTTTGCTTCTACCGGATAAAATCTACGAATATTTAACCACGGCAGCAGGACTTATGCTTCTATATACATGGTTATTTATCTTACTAAGTTTTAGAAAGCTCATGGACTTAGCGGCCAAGGGGAAGATATTCAATGTTGTAGGGATGCTTCTTATTATTCTTGCAGTATTTGGTACCCTGTTTGATCAGGCGAGTCGACCGGGCTTCTTTATAAGTTTATTGTTTTTAGTACTTATTGGTATCGTCACACTAATGATGAAAAAGAAATGGAGAAACGAAAAACCATCCTCTGACTCCAACACTTTATGGGATAAATATGAAAAAGACTAGCTTCCTAACTAGTCTTTTTTCTTCGTATGAAAAGGACATTTATTCAAGGAGGATTGATCATCTCGTAGAAAATACTGTTTGTATTCATAATTTTCTTCGGTCCTATACACTTTGAGGTCAGGATGCGGTTCCACAGAATCGTATGCTTTTAACCTCTCCCTAATTTGTCGCTTTAATTTCTTGGACGGTGGTTTCTCCAAAAACGTATCAAACACCCAACGAGGGGTAATGGCAAACATCATATATGGAAAAAACCGACTTTGTCGGTTTTGGTGAGCAGGAGTTGCGCAAAATAAAAAGTAGCGCTCTCCATTAAAGCAGTACTCCCAAAGGGCATGATGAGGATCCTCTGGTATGTCAGCTGGCCATCTTGTCTCGTCCATTTCGTGAACCTGTTGAAGGATATCCCAATACCACGTCTCATAATCGGAGACTGAAGTCTTTTCATCACCGCTAAATCGATTAAAGAAAAGAACTAAGGACGTATTGTCGCCTATTTGGTTAGAGACCTTCCCATAGGCTTCGAGTATTTCAGCCAAGTATTCTGGTGTTTGCGGATCCTTTGGGCTAGGCAAAAAGCCGAATCGTAGCTGACCCAGATGAAATCCTTGGGTAGCAGGAATACATGGGAATTTATGCTCCTTATCCGTAAACTTTTCTTGAAAAGCATGGAATGCATCCATTCGCCAGTTTTTTTCAGAAGACTGTTCCAGTTCATTTTTTCTAAAAAGGTGCATGCAAAAGCCTCCTTCCCATGCAATGTATTACAGAAAGGAGGCCTCTGTGCCTGTCTTATAGATGAAAGATAAGCTTAACGGCTTGATAACCAAAATACACACCAAATCCGATTAGTGATAGCCCTGACAATCTAGATAACCCAATTAGTAAACGGTTGTTCATCAGCTTTCGGAAGGTACTTGCAGTGAATGCCATGGAAAAATCCCATATAATAAGTCCTAAGATGATGGCTGCACTATATAACATAATATGAGACTTATCGTATTGAGCAACCGTATTTGCTAGTACGGACCCATAAATGCCTAACCAAAATAAAATGGAGAGTGGATTCGAGACCGTTAACATGAAGCCCGTCCAAAATGTTTTCTTTGGAGAGCTTTGCGTTTTATTTCTCTTGTCTACGGTAAAAGAAGATGCTGTTGCAAAGCTTTCTATCCCGGTATAAATGAGGACAAAGCACCCAAAGGACCATAAAAAGGATTTCATGAATGGAATCTCTAAGAAATTAACGATACCGAAGTAAACGGCAACCATAAAGAGCATTTCAGCAAATAAAGAGCCTATTCCAATAAGCCAGGAGTGAAGAAACCCGTCTTTTAACCCCTTGTCCAATTGTGCGGCATTAATAGGACCGATTGGAGCAGCTAAGGATAACCCTAGAAAAATATAACTTAGAAATGTATGCATGTTGATTCTCTCCCTTAGTGTTCAACTTGTACATTTCTATTCGAGAATAGGAAGATTCATTACAACATGTACATAAAAAACTAGTACATTTGCGATGTACTAGTGATCGGTTCCTATAGGTTTTGGTGGGTTTCTTGTAGCAGGCGTAATAGATCAAGCGCACGATTTAAATCTGGACCTGAAGCTCCTTGCTGTTGCGCTTGAATGACTAAATCTTCCGCCTGCTTTAGTTCTCTTTGAGCATCTGTGTATAAAAAAGGGTTTCCTTGTGCGCTCTCTACAGTATTCCGGGCAGACTCAAGTGCATGAAGGGCTTGTTGCATGGAATCCAATTTACATCATCCTTTCTCTTCATAGGATTGGAAATAATTTTGAATTTATCCATTCGTTTTGAAGAGTATTTCGTTAAATTTTACCAACTAGAATGTTTAATTTATACTAAAGGAAGGAATACCATATAGGTAGCCCTAAAAGAAAAGGAAAAGGAGTGGAAGCAATGAGCGACGTTTTATTTACATCACATGCGACAGCAAAAGGTGGAAGAGACGGACACGTAAAATCGGATGATGGTCTTATTGACCTGAATCTAGTCAATCCTGCAGGAAATTCAGGAGGTACAGGCTCCAATCCGGAACAACTATTTGCAGCTGGTTATTCAGCCTGCTACGATGGTGCCTTAAATTTAATGGCATCCAAACAAAAGAAGGACATTGATTCAACGATTACAGCTGATGTAAGTCTTTTAAAGGATTCTTCAGATAATGGGTTTAAAATTGGTGTTGTATTGAATGTGGAAATTGGTGGAGTAAACCAGAGTGAAGCGGAAGAGCTTGCGAAAATGGCACATGACTTCTGCCCATATTCTAAAGCAACACGTGGCAATATTGATGTGGAACTGAAAGTCAAAGCTGTTTAATATACTTAAAAGAACGAGACCATTCATTCAAAGAATGGTCTCGTCTTTGTTCATGGTTTAATAAAATGTCCAGTTTCGAAGAGTAATAATGATCACTCCTCTTTATTGGAATCGTAGGTTTCATCTATTTCTTCTTTCGTTTCATTATAGGTTGTTTCAATGATCGTTAACTTTTCATCAAAGTCGTTTTGAAGTTCCTTAACTATTCGGGAAAAGTACTCTTCCAGGTGTTCAATGGTCAGGTTAAACACTTCTTGATCCATATCATGCTGGTTCTTTGCCTTGATTAAAAGGTTATTGACTTTATTTTTGTAGTTGATCAATCTTACATTCGTATCATTTTTAAGATTAATCAGGTCCACATTATCCTGGTTTTTTTGATTGATGGCATCGACAGTATGTTGGTTTCTCCAGTTGATCCATTGGACGAGGGTTTGATTCGATTTCTTGAATTCACTGACGAGCTCCTGCTGATTATTCGCCTGAATGTATCTTCCTTCTGCTGCTTCGGCCACCTTTTCCAGCTGTTTCCTTTGTTCTGAACCGACTGCGAAACCAATGACGTTGATAATCGGTTTGATATCGGTTGATACAAGATCTTCCGCAACCTGCGCAGGATCTCCGTCGCATGTCTCCTCTCCGTCTGACACTAAATAGATAACGTTAGTGTTTGCATCACTTTTTAGATCTTCAAGTGTCTTCCCTGCTTGTTTTAGTGCTGACGCAATTGGCGTCCAGCCTTTTGGATCTACACTAGCAAGTGCCTTGTCGAATTCTCCGTTGTTATATTTTTTTAGAGGATAGATTTCTTTTATACTTTTACAAGAGAGCTCCTTATCTGCGTCACTGCCTGAACCTTTATATCCATAAATGGTAAGGGATACATTCGTTTTCTCTGGCAGATTCGACACGAATTCTTTAATGGCGTCTTTTGCAATCTCCATCTGGCTTTTTCCATTTTGTTCTGCTTTCATTGATCCAGATGCATCTAAAATGATAGCTACATTTATGTTTTCCTTCACTTCTCGCCCATTTAATTTCAGTCCGCTGCCGTTTTGCAAGTCCTCTAGTGTGATTTTCCCACGGGGTAAAAAGGAAGTAAGACCGGGAAGTTCCGGGTGATAGTGGGTAAAAAGAAGATGATTGATTGCAGCAGCTCTTGTCTCAAGAGAGCTCTCCTGGTTTGAGATGGCTGAAATCTCCTGAGTGAACGTTTCTTCTTCAGAATCTGATGGTTCATTATCTTCTCCCCACCATTCTCCGGTCACTGCTTCTTCTGCTTCTTTTAAAGAGGATGGATATTGAAAAGAAGCGTCGGCTTGAAGGGCAGTTGTTGTTTCTTCATCATCCTTGTTTTCCTTTGTCTGTTTTTCTCCGGTTTCTTGATCATTCGTTTGCTTCTTAGAAGATGATTGAGTACTATTCTCACAGGCTGCAAAGACCAATAAGCAAACAATCATCACTAGCAGCTTCCAAGCTTTCATTCGTCATTCCTCCATACATATAATTCATCCTTTTCTATCATACTTGAGCCCTGTAAAGGAGTAAATAAGTAGGAAATAAATAGGAAATTCGACATAGGAACAGAGATAGTTCTCAATAACCGGGATGTTAGAAGGTCTTGAAAACGATATGAATCCTCATCAAGAAAAGGAATGGCTTTTGTGAATCAGGAAGCTCGCTGACTTATTCACTTGGTGAATGAAAACATGGATTATGATAGAATACGTTCGAATCATCTATGCGACTATGGTCGTTTGATTTTAATCTTGATAAACATTGTAAAAAATTGTATTCAGTTTACTGGCCAAGGAACTATATATCTTCAAGGGAAAAAGGATATAAAAGGATGAGTATAGAAGTCGAAGATAGAGGGATTGGAATGGATCCTGGAAATTTAATCCGTTTGGGAGAAGTTTTTTAAAGTTGATGTTTCATGGACGAATACAACTTATGGTGAGTTTGGGTTAGGATTATCCATTGAAAACAACTAGTGTTCAGTTGCATGACAGACATATTGAATGGAAGGGTCTGAAAGGGGAAGGGGGCAACCTCTATAATAGATTTGCCACTCTCTAAAGGAGGATTAACATGAAAGATTACGCTAGGTTCTTATTTATTGGGGACAGTATTACAGATTCTAATCGAATAGAAGACGAAGAAGGTATTGGTTTTGGATATGTACGGAATATTAAAAACCATCTCATCCTGACCTATCCAGAAAAGTCGTTGGAAGTCTTAAATAAAGGAGTCAGTGGAAATAAAATCACAGAACTGGAGGAGAGGTGGGAAAAGGATGTGTTAAGTCATCAGCCAGATTATTTGAGCATTTCCATTGGGGTAAACGATGTTTGGCGCCAGCTAGATAGTCCTCGTAAGGAACAAGTAACGCCAGAAAAGTTTTTAAAGATATACACACATTTGTTGGATCAAGTTAAAGGAAAAACGAATGCCGATATCATTCTTATGGAACCAACCATACTGCAGGAAGACATTGATTCGGAGGGCAATCAAAAACTGAGAGAGTATGTGCAAATTGTCCAAGAACTGTCTAAACACTTTGACACAATCTTGGTTCCGACTCATCAAGCTTTCATTAACTTCTTATCGGTCAACCAAAAGACCCCATTAACGACAGACGGGGTACATATGAATTCGGTTGGGGACATGTTAATGGCTCGTACGTGGGTCAGTGCTTTTCATGAGAAGGTAGGCTGGTAATCCATGTTCAAATTACGGCAAGCTAATGAGATGGACTTCACTAGCATAAACCACCTATTAAATCAGGAATATGGCACAGGGATGGATTGGAAGGACAAAGCTCTTATCCAAACGATTGTGGTGGAAGACCAGGGTGAGCTGGTAGCTTTTACACCTATCCAGTTCGCAAAAGATAGTTTTTATCTTCCTTATTTTTTTGTGAAAAAGGAATACATCCGGAAAGGAATTGCTCAGCATCTATTTGAAAAGGTGAAGAAGCTAGCGAGAGCGAAT is from Radiobacillus kanasensis and encodes:
- a CDS encoding citrate synthase/methylcitrate synthase is translated as MIQPGLKGVIATETAISHVDGERGELIYRGYSAPYLAKHYSFEEVAHLLWEGHLPNAEELQELKRKMNAYRKIPTHVKNVLGSLPKDTDLMAVLRTTISSLSSHAFHEKTLNEQAIHITALLPSIIGFRKAQLEGKKFSTHPDSTGFADYYLHLLIEKEPSPYHKKALETYLILTMDHGLNASTFSARVTTSTESDLISAVTSAIGTMKGPLHGGAPTGVIQLLDDIMKDGDVEKVIKEKLQNGEKLMGFGHRVYRTIDPRAEVLKERLLQMSGQDTWLNLAIEVEKQAITLLNEWKPGRRLYTNVEFYAAAIMKSVQMKPAYFTPTFTASRVVGWTAHSLEQASNNTIFRPQSQYIGPPVQQ
- a CDS encoding LysR family transcriptional regulator; amino-acid sequence: MELSWLRTFVTAAEKGNFRKTADLLYVSQPTVTVHIKQLEKHLGVALFERNYNRVVLSEEGRSFLQHARRILAVYRETMDDMNALSQGYYAKLRIAISPLIADTILPFVLKQYVTQHPEVEVTVNILDSVEIEEAVQKEEVDIGLTCLPAKKEGLTTELLYEDQVILVTSHDGLDSESAPPIEIEELMDTHYILSHNHPGYWDPLLRELKALFPKLKSMKVSQVHITKRFIVEGIGISFLPSSTVRRELLEGRLIEVYWPEKNLPQANTYVITKYNHSLEKEFMRFLTNYHYT
- a CDS encoding sugar phosphate isomerase/epimerase family protein, with amino-acid sequence MNLYLSSTLCWAYPINDVLRIAKQLEYSGVEVWAEQVWYHDTTIESIIQTNQICGIDISLHAANWDLNITSLNKGIQKQSIREIEKSIVLAQQIGANSVTIHPGKMTLESDWLDYHYQLLIENLQHLAQFSNQAGVELSLELMEPKEKEMIMSPEQINRLLEELPSNVSTTFDAAHVPITEDILDYFKRTNRINKVHVSDSNEYVNHLPLGTGSANIDPFLEELLSFRSPVVIEGFENNKSLYSLLTNTKYLKHFLHKHNSIQNLS
- a CDS encoding SDR family oxidoreductase is translated as MDSKNANFPPQHQPQQPGIEGLMVPPPIVEDPKYKGSGKLHNKVAIVTGGDSGIGAATAITFAKEGADVVIAYYYPYENQDAFRTKQRIEQLGRKCLLIVGDLRKEEHCQHVVQSTLQAFGKIDILVNNHGVQFPQSSLLDISPEQLEDTFQTNIFAFFYITKAALPHLKKGAKIINTASIVAYEGNKQLLDYSATKGAVVGFTRALSQNLVDQDIYVNAVAPGPIWTPLIPSSFSAKDVATFGSDVPMKRAGQPFELAPAYVYLASSDSSYVTGQVIHVNGGKMVSS
- a CDS encoding TetR/AcrR family transcriptional regulator, giving the protein MTNQSLGVKRVKDKRLPIMKAAMHLFSSKGYFSTSVQEIADYCGVSKGSVYKCFNSKEELLLQVFEYNHQNMMARAKSVRLNESLSPEERFVKMIVVELEGLIENKDFFNAISKSLPKNNQVTLFMRNIRRIMVNWHKSILEDIFGEEVQSNIWDITFMFQGILKEYTHLITQEQKTLSIERLAKAVYDAIEAVVERRKQKDAVISYALMGDYEAISNPFSFDEKETVGNFLKQIKEKIETLNLEVAVREELLDSVELLEKEEQQEKPRMFLIKAILTFLSGFTELEPELENLRLVLLHDTYNERG
- a CDS encoding MDR family MFS transporter; its protein translation is MTSDLSEGNEQSFNRLPIVAVLLAGGFVAILNQTLLATATPHIMADFNISENTAQWLTTIFMLVNGVMIPVTAFLIETFTTRRLVLVALSVFAVGTAVCIVAPTFFILMVGRVIQASGAGIMMPLMMTVFLTIFPIEKRGTAMGTVGLVISFAPAIGPTLSGWIVENYPWRTMFIIILPIIIIDIIFAYLAMKNVTKQTFPKVDILSIILSTFGFGGLLYGFSRAGSIGWGNSQVIIGLIIGMICLTAFIIRQFKLTQPILEFRVFQYKTFTITTVIGMIVFMGLIGSETILPIYMQNMVGFSALESGFMIMPGALLMGAMSPITGRIFDKIGARLLAITGLSIMTITTFLLTNLSANTSLTYLTVVFGIRMFGMSMVMMPVTTAGLNQLPLKLIAHGTAMNNTMRQVAASIGTAILVTVMTSATLSTGTVEDPTGRIHGVNMAFWVASGLSTVGLLLSFFIKSPDKQKKENNMSSTELKKAES